One stretch of Segatella copri DNA includes these proteins:
- a CDS encoding TonB-dependent receptor domain-containing protein gives MKEKVIFTTALCLSAMTPMMAQNITGKVMNTKGEPLAFANVVLLNRTDSAFVKGAVSGEDGSFAIDSSCNGEIIKVTSVGYKTICKDCTGENVGIIKMEEDSKMLGEVVVKSSLPKTILKNGGMTTTVVGSVLEKAGTMENLLDRIPNVSAQNGSIKVFGRGEPVIYINGRQMRDKSELDRLHSDNIKSVEVITNPDARYAASTKAVIRITTKKILGEGFGFDATTEGSYDEKKNIGGYGRLNMNYRKNGLELGAYAFGARQYQPDNKDLQQKTYLDKTWNQKSEIRQVGIIEAMNFRLDASYQLDANNSIGANFGFLRNPKQTWNGDMSSSILQDEELSESSDSHADFFWQKNNLSSNIYYVGKIGKLGIDFNTDWLWSKEYQNDVTKEQYQEVGMNAQSQTAHSLTNKDYHLLASKLVLSYPLLGGDLSLGGEYSNTHRTSKYQVVPTNLVSDDDSRITESMTSSFLTYSRDFGNVSMEAGLRYEYIDFNYYEYGKYMPGQSKSYGNWFPSLSLSMPVGKVQMQLSYSADIDRPSYHFLRSGIQYDNRYTYETGNPFLVSEISRNLNYELAYKWLTFDMTYSHTSHPIMSTVETYKDNPAIGLMKPVNGNSYNDVAASINLRPSFGIWYPSLTASIDKQWFDMETHDGKSLNKPMASFRFDNTLNTKLGMFTLMMSYITKGHEKNQYLYKPMFCTNVSAYKAFLKDRLSFQLFIYDLFGTNDSHMIAHFGKIKQMVYDGLSTSKVSLTVRYKFNTTRSKYKGTGAGESQKNRM, from the coding sequence ATGAAGGAAAAAGTAATTTTTACCACAGCGTTGTGCCTCTCGGCTATGACTCCGATGATGGCGCAGAATATCACCGGCAAGGTGATGAATACCAAGGGAGAACCTTTGGCGTTTGCCAATGTAGTATTATTGAATAGAACAGACTCGGCTTTCGTCAAGGGCGCAGTGAGTGGAGAGGATGGCAGCTTTGCCATCGACTCTTCCTGCAACGGTGAAATCATCAAGGTGACCTCCGTAGGCTATAAGACTATCTGCAAGGATTGCACGGGCGAGAATGTGGGCATTATCAAGATGGAAGAAGACAGTAAGATGCTCGGCGAAGTTGTCGTGAAGTCATCCCTGCCTAAGACTATCCTGAAGAATGGCGGAATGACGACAACCGTTGTCGGATCCGTACTTGAGAAGGCAGGAACCATGGAGAACCTGCTCGACCGCATCCCTAACGTGTCTGCCCAGAATGGCAGCATCAAGGTATTCGGTCGCGGTGAGCCTGTTATCTATATCAATGGACGACAGATGAGAGACAAGAGCGAGCTGGACCGTTTGCATTCAGATAACATCAAGTCGGTGGAAGTCATCACTAACCCTGATGCTCGTTACGCAGCCAGCACCAAGGCGGTCATCCGTATCACAACGAAGAAAATACTGGGTGAAGGATTCGGATTTGACGCTACAACAGAAGGATCGTACGACGAGAAAAAGAACATTGGAGGATATGGCAGGCTGAATATGAACTATCGCAAGAATGGATTAGAGCTGGGCGCATACGCTTTTGGAGCAAGACAATACCAGCCAGACAATAAAGACTTACAGCAGAAGACTTATCTTGACAAGACGTGGAACCAGAAAAGTGAGATAAGACAAGTAGGTATTATCGAAGCCATGAACTTTCGATTGGATGCCAGCTACCAGTTGGATGCCAACAACTCTATAGGTGCCAACTTTGGTTTTCTAAGAAATCCAAAACAAACATGGAACGGCGATATGAGTTCTTCTATATTGCAAGACGAAGAATTGTCTGAAAGTTCTGATAGTCATGCTGATTTCTTTTGGCAGAAGAATAATCTTTCAAGCAACATTTACTATGTGGGAAAGATTGGCAAACTCGGCATCGACTTCAATACCGACTGGCTATGGTCGAAGGAATACCAGAACGATGTTACCAAAGAGCAATACCAGGAAGTGGGGATGAATGCACAAAGCCAAACGGCTCATAGCTTGACTAACAAGGATTATCATTTGCTTGCTTCCAAGCTGGTTCTTTCTTATCCTCTGTTGGGCGGCGACTTATCTTTGGGTGGTGAATATTCAAATACCCATCGTACCTCAAAGTATCAAGTGGTGCCAACCAACTTGGTATCGGATGACGACAGCCGTATTACAGAAAGCATGACATCTTCATTCTTGACCTATTCAAGAGATTTCGGAAACGTAAGCATGGAGGCAGGACTGAGATACGAGTACATCGACTTCAACTACTATGAATACGGCAAGTATATGCCAGGACAAAGCAAGTCGTATGGCAATTGGTTCCCATCGCTCAGCTTATCGATGCCTGTGGGCAAGGTACAGATGCAGCTGAGCTATTCTGCCGACATCGATCGTCCTTCCTATCATTTCCTGCGCAGCGGCATTCAGTATGACAACCGCTACACGTATGAAACAGGAAACCCATTCTTGGTGTCTGAGATAAGCAGAAATCTCAACTACGAGTTGGCTTACAAATGGTTGACATTCGATATGACCTACAGTCATACTTCACATCCAATTATGTCAACAGTGGAGACTTATAAGGATAATCCTGCAATAGGCTTGATGAAGCCTGTGAATGGGAATTCGTATAATGACGTAGCTGCATCCATTAATTTGCGCCCTTCGTTTGGCATCTGGTATCCTTCGCTTACTGCATCCATTGACAAGCAATGGTTTGATATGGAGACGCACGATGGGAAATCGCTCAATAAGCCAATGGCTTCTTTCCGTTTTGACAATACCCTCAACACCAAATTAGGAATGTTTACGTTGATGATGTCATATATCACGAAAGGCCATGAGAAGAACCAGTATCTGTACAAGCCAATGTTTTGCACGAATGTTTCCGCATATAAGGCTTTCTTGAAGGATCGTTTGTCGTTTCAGCTCTTCATCTATGATTTGTTCGGGACAAACGACAGCCACATGATTGCTCATTTTGGCAAAATAAAGCAAATGGTGTATGATGGATTGTCAACAAGCAAAGTGTCGCTTACTGTACGGTATAAGTTCAACACTACAAGAAGCAAGTATAAGGGTACGGGTGCTGGAGAAAGCCAGAAGAACAGAATGTAA
- a CDS encoding helix-turn-helix transcriptional regulator, whose translation MNKEKEDFFLHSNEVNHINREDYEKIELLVNAAKAFARSTYQCVYIIDYFHQDFIYASDNLAYLCGLEPEQLIEAGYQMYIDHVPEADLQMLLEVNKKGFDLFNELPVGDRLDYTISYDFHLTNGRHSRLIHHHLTPILLSDDGRIWLALCTVSLAATDEPGHIIMQKNGERSYFEYSTLRHKWEKKEGITLSETERDVLRLSAQGYTMNDIADRLCKSVDTIKACKRNLFAKIGVKNIAEALFHATNYQMI comes from the coding sequence ATGAATAAAGAAAAAGAAGATTTCTTCCTCCATTCCAACGAAGTGAATCATATCAACAGAGAAGATTACGAAAAGATAGAATTATTGGTGAATGCGGCAAAAGCCTTTGCCCGCAGCACCTACCAGTGTGTCTATATCATCGACTATTTTCATCAGGACTTCATCTATGCATCAGATAACCTCGCTTATCTCTGCGGATTGGAACCGGAGCAGTTGATAGAGGCTGGTTATCAGATGTATATCGACCATGTTCCGGAGGCCGACCTGCAGATGCTGCTCGAAGTGAACAAGAAAGGTTTTGATCTTTTCAACGAATTGCCTGTGGGCGACCGTCTGGACTATACCATCTCGTACGACTTTCATCTTACCAATGGCAGGCATAGCCGATTGATTCATCATCACCTTACTCCGATACTTCTTTCTGATGACGGAAGAATCTGGCTTGCCCTCTGCACCGTATCATTGGCGGCAACCGATGAACCGGGACATATCATCATGCAGAAGAATGGTGAGCGTAGCTATTTTGAATATTCCACATTGCGCCACAAGTGGGAAAAGAAAGAAGGCATAACCTTGAGCGAGACTGAGAGAGATGTTTTGAGATTGTCTGCCCAAGGTTACACGATGAATGATATTGCCGACCGACTATGCAAATCGGTTGACACTATAAAGGCTTGCAAGCGCAACCTTTTCGCCAAGATAGGCGTGAAGAACATTGCCGAGGCGCTGTTTCATGCCACGAACTATCAGATGATATAA
- a CDS encoding helix-turn-helix transcriptional regulator gives MNELNRIKVVLVEQKKTGKWLAGQLGVSVTTTSRWCSNSAQPDLQTLSKIAKLLKIDTRELLVPTDLHENF, from the coding sequence ATGAATGAGCTTAATAGAATAAAAGTAGTTCTTGTAGAACAAAAGAAAACAGGTAAATGGTTAGCAGGGCAACTTGGAGTTAGTGTTACAACAACCAGTCGTTGGTGCTCTAATTCTGCTCAGCCAGATTTACAAACACTAAGTAAGATTGCTAAGTTGTTAAAAATAGATACAAGAGAACTTCTTGTTCCAACAGACTTGCATGAAAACTTTTAA
- a CDS encoding DNA methyltransferase, with protein MNSEKNAPRYFMHKYWGKKPATGISPLVEKYTNPGDTIIDPFSGYGVFCCEAYLKNRNVIVNDLNPIANFIAHNLFSNDVNISKVKRVWEKIKAEMSTFINEWYNITIGEKTYLPISVLRNKDGLPLQFTFKDGKKTSIEDIPEELAKEFCEKENNYKITDWYPMVSIIENSRISARPNMTIKDLFTKRTLACHAKLLSLINKYATGSDKDLFLIAFTANLANCSKLVPPIKSRGALAQGAWMTGFYIGETYIENNVLHYYENRIRKAIKGKEDFLNALLGDLMKEPIQSTFKITNFDAKRLQLPDNSVDYVFTDPPYGDSVPYFEQSVIWNSWLQFVPDYQQEIVISDSNQRHKDIEAFEHDINSAFSEIRRVLKDNKYFSLTFHSLSGLEWKAVSNACVFNNFNVVDYEWLEQKTYPPRQLNRVKSIKGDVLVTFRKNPAPVHLRVCDDSQFIKIITEFITETIKKGTTDTNAIMMAIMEWILRNMIIIGNVDVFTVLNNRFQLDKEGNWSIKQK; from the coding sequence ATGAATAGTGAAAAAAATGCTCCTAGATATTTTATGCATAAATATTGGGGGAAAAAACCAGCCACTGGCATAAGTCCTTTGGTAGAAAAATATACAAACCCTGGAGATACTATTATTGATCCATTTTCAGGGTATGGAGTTTTCTGTTGTGAAGCATATCTTAAAAATAGAAACGTTATAGTAAATGATCTCAATCCGATTGCCAATTTTATAGCACATAATTTGTTCTCAAACGATGTTAATATTTCAAAAGTAAAAAGGGTATGGGAAAAGATCAAAGCAGAAATGTCTACTTTCATAAACGAATGGTATAATATTACCATTGGCGAGAAAACATATCTGCCTATATCAGTTTTAAGAAATAAGGATGGTTTACCGCTGCAATTTACTTTTAAGGATGGAAAAAAGACGTCTATTGAAGATATTCCAGAAGAGCTAGCAAAAGAGTTCTGTGAGAAAGAAAACAATTACAAAATAACGGATTGGTATCCTATGGTTTCGATTATTGAAAATTCCAGAATATCAGCTCGCCCGAACATGACAATAAAAGATCTTTTTACCAAAAGGACACTTGCTTGTCATGCAAAATTGTTGTCATTGATAAATAAATATGCAACAGGATCTGATAAAGACTTGTTTTTAATTGCATTTACAGCAAATTTAGCCAACTGTTCCAAACTTGTTCCACCTATCAAAAGCAGAGGGGCACTTGCTCAAGGAGCTTGGATGACCGGTTTTTATATTGGTGAGACATATATAGAGAATAATGTATTACATTATTACGAAAATCGCATAAGGAAGGCGATAAAGGGAAAAGAAGATTTCTTGAATGCGCTATTGGGTGATTTAATGAAAGAGCCTATCCAATCTACTTTCAAAATCACCAACTTTGATGCAAAAAGGTTGCAACTCCCAGACAACTCTGTGGACTATGTTTTTACAGACCCTCCTTATGGGGATAGTGTACCATATTTTGAGCAAAGTGTAATTTGGAACTCATGGCTACAGTTTGTTCCTGATTATCAGCAAGAAATTGTAATATCCGATAGTAATCAACGTCACAAAGATATTGAGGCTTTTGAACATGACATAAATTCTGCTTTTTCAGAAATTCGAAGAGTGTTAAAAGATAATAAATATTTTTCACTTACATTTCACTCTCTTTCTGGACTAGAATGGAAAGCCGTTAGCAATGCGTGTGTTTTCAACAATTTCAATGTTGTTGATTATGAATGGTTAGAACAAAAGACCTACCCACCACGTCAACTTAATCGTGTTAAATCGATTAAAGGTGATGTCCTTGTGACTTTTCGAAAGAATCCAGCACCTGTACACTTACGTGTTTGTGATGATAGTCAATTTATAAAAATTATAACTGAGTTCATAACTGAAACGATCAAGAAGGGGACTACCGACACAAATGCTATAATGATGGCTATAATGGAATGGATTTTGCGAAATATGATTATAATAGGCAATGTCGATGTGTTTACAGTTCTGAATAATCGTTTTCAACTGGACAAGGAAGGAAATTGGAGTATAAAACAAAAGTAA
- a CDS encoding nucleotidyltransferase domain-containing protein, producing the protein MEKKQIIEAMHNRLHEIDSHAKAILFGFRARGTEHEGSDWDVLILLDKPKVTLQDYDKYSYPLRELGWDIDEIINPVLFSQKEWEENHYTLFNHNITREGIAI; encoded by the coding sequence ATGGAGAAGAAACAAATCATAGAAGCAATGCACAATAGATTGCATGAGATTGATTCTCATGCAAAAGCCATCTTGTTTGGTTTCCGCGCTAGAGGTACTGAACATGAAGGAAGTGATTGGGATGTATTGATTCTTCTAGACAAACCAAAAGTTACGCTTCAAGATTACGATAAGTATTCTTATCCACTAAGAGAATTAGGCTGGGATATTGATGAAATCATCAACCCTGTACTTTTCTCCCAAAAAGAATGGGAGGAGAACCATTATACATTATTTAATCATAATATAACAAGGGAAGGAATTGCCATATGA
- a CDS encoding HNH endonuclease family protein, with amino-acid sequence MDIKPEKVAIRDLIADYCNDPNNGVYGYHGKLNIRPPYQREFRYELKQQQAVIETILKGYPLNIMYWSVGDEGKYEMIDGQQRTLSICEYYQHAFNIVDKDRPVLYFDNLTENEKKDFLDYELTVYFCTGTDMEKLDWFRVINIAGERLLDQELRNAVYVGPFITDARRYFSKHGCAAYKVGGDYMVGKLEEQAYLQTILKWAARHDGISDPAPIDKYMAIHQNDPNANQLWAYYMQVITWVKSTFPTYRKEMKGLDWGAMFDEFGSNIYDTEQLESEIHQLMEDDEIMKKAGIYRYVLSGDLRDLSFRTFDKKQKREAYERQKGICAHCGKPFKLEEMEADHITPWCEGGTTVAENCQMLCRTCNRIKGGK; translated from the coding sequence ATGGATATAAAACCAGAAAAAGTAGCAATTCGTGACTTGATAGCAGATTATTGTAATGACCCAAATAATGGCGTCTACGGCTATCATGGTAAGTTGAATATTCGTCCTCCTTATCAACGTGAGTTTCGTTATGAGCTAAAACAACAGCAGGCTGTGATAGAAACCATATTGAAAGGATACCCTCTAAACATTATGTACTGGAGTGTTGGCGATGAAGGTAAATATGAAATGATAGATGGGCAACAACGAACACTGTCTATCTGTGAATATTATCAACATGCTTTCAACATTGTTGATAAAGACCGCCCTGTGCTTTATTTTGACAATCTGACAGAAAATGAAAAGAAGGACTTTCTAGACTATGAATTGACAGTCTATTTTTGTACTGGTACAGATATGGAAAAGCTTGATTGGTTCCGTGTGATAAACATAGCAGGTGAGCGTTTGCTCGACCAAGAATTGCGTAATGCTGTATATGTTGGTCCCTTCATTACTGATGCTCGTCGTTATTTCAGTAAACATGGGTGTGCGGCTTATAAGGTAGGTGGTGATTATATGGTAGGCAAACTTGAGGAACAAGCATATTTGCAGACCATTTTGAAGTGGGCTGCACGTCACGATGGTATTTCGGATCCAGCTCCGATAGATAAGTATATGGCTATCCATCAAAATGATCCGAACGCCAATCAGCTTTGGGCTTACTATATGCAAGTAATCACTTGGGTTAAATCTACTTTCCCTACATATCGAAAGGAGATGAAAGGCTTAGACTGGGGTGCTATGTTTGATGAGTTTGGAAGCAACATATATGATACGGAGCAACTAGAGTCCGAAATTCATCAACTGATGGAGGATGATGAAATAATGAAGAAGGCAGGCATCTATCGTTATGTGCTGAGTGGTGATTTGCGCGATTTAAGTTTCCGTACTTTTGATAAGAAACAGAAACGTGAGGCTTATGAGCGACAAAAAGGAATCTGTGCCCATTGTGGTAAACCTTTTAAGTTAGAAGAAATGGAAGCAGACCACATTACGCCATGGTGTGAAGGTGGAACGACTGTTGCCGAGAATTGTCAAATGCTTTGCCGTACTTGTAATAGAATAAAAGGAGGAAAATAA
- a CDS encoding adenine-specific methyltransferase EcoRI family protein, with protein MAKRTIDKAKAAKKDEFYTQLEDINNELRHYREHFRGKTVLCNCDDPRVSNFFTYFAYNFEFLGLKKLITTCFKNQDVDLFTENKSEQAVYLVYEGAHSSNHIPDADEIGVRPLKGDGDFRSKECIELLKEADIVVTNPPFSLFREYMAQLMDYEKKFLIIGNQNNATYKEIFPLIKSNKIWLGYKSGDMAFKVPTDYEERATRFWIDETGQRWRSMGNICWYTNLDIKKRHENLILYKTYSAEEYPSYINYDAIEVSKIELIPLDYDGVMGVPITFLDKYNPDQFEIIGIGNGGELGVECGVSANLTTEQCAALFHEDKSFRRGKLCYRDKNGKLKGCFARVLIKIKK; from the coding sequence ATGGCAAAAAGAACCATAGATAAAGCTAAGGCAGCTAAAAAAGATGAATTCTACACGCAGCTAGAAGACATCAATAATGAACTCCGTCATTACCGTGAACATTTTCGTGGTAAGACCGTACTATGTAATTGTGATGACCCTCGTGTAAGTAACTTTTTTACTTATTTCGCATACAATTTTGAGTTTCTTGGTTTGAAGAAACTGATTACGACGTGTTTTAAAAATCAAGATGTAGACCTTTTTACAGAGAACAAAAGTGAGCAAGCGGTGTATCTGGTTTATGAGGGGGCTCATAGCAGTAATCATATACCTGATGCAGATGAAATTGGCGTAAGACCATTGAAAGGCGATGGAGATTTCCGTAGTAAAGAATGTATTGAGCTTTTAAAAGAGGCAGATATTGTAGTTACTAATCCTCCATTTTCTTTGTTTAGAGAATATATGGCACAACTAATGGATTATGAAAAGAAATTTCTTATTATTGGTAATCAAAATAATGCTACTTATAAAGAAATATTCCCTTTGATTAAAAGTAATAAGATATGGCTTGGATATAAATCAGGAGATATGGCTTTTAAGGTGCCAACTGATTATGAAGAAAGGGCAACACGTTTTTGGATAGATGAGACTGGTCAGAGATGGAGAAGCATGGGAAATATATGTTGGTATACCAATTTGGATATAAAAAAGCGTCATGAGAACTTGATTCTTTACAAGACTTATTCGGCTGAGGAATACCCAAGCTATATCAATTATGATGCTATTGAAGTTTCAAAAATAGAGCTGATACCATTGGATTATGATGGCGTAATGGGAGTGCCTATAACTTTTCTAGATAAGTACAATCCTGACCAATTTGAGATAATAGGGATAGGTAATGGTGGAGAATTGGGAGTTGAGTGTGGTGTTAGTGCCAATCTTACGACTGAACAATGTGCGGCTTTGTTTCACGAAGATAAGAGCTTTCGAAGAGGAAAACTCTGCTATCGAGATAAAAATGGCAAGCTTAAAGGTTGCTTTGCTCGAGTATTAATTAAGATTAAGAAATAA
- a CDS encoding N-acetylmuramic acid 6-phosphate etherase, with product MPNKEEKRITEQSSLYEHLEKMSVAELTAHINAENKKVAVAIEQALPAINQLISAIEKQLKKGGRLFYAGCGTGGRLATLDTIEVQNTYGIDGSQIQAIFPGGIGCLTQTRESREDDLENGWLQLCVKHISKHDFVLGFSASGTTPFVLAILKHCKEAGIPTGCIVNNPHAPIAQAADYPVEVITGPEFVTGSTRMKAGSSQKMILDMISTSLQIRQGRVEGNKMVNAKLINHKLIDRACRIFMERNPEYTDYEKVKLLILKAGSVKKAEKLLKNKSDSDI from the coding sequence ATGCCAAATAAAGAAGAAAAGAGAATAACTGAGCAGAGCTCGCTCTACGAACATCTGGAAAAGATGAGCGTGGCTGAACTCACCGCTCATATCAATGCAGAAAACAAGAAGGTGGCTGTGGCAATAGAACAAGCATTGCCTGCCATTAACCAACTGATTTCCGCCATCGAAAAGCAGCTGAAGAAGGGCGGAAGACTCTTCTATGCCGGTTGCGGAACGGGCGGAAGACTGGCTACGCTCGATACCATCGAGGTGCAGAACACCTATGGTATCGACGGTTCACAGATACAAGCCATCTTCCCCGGAGGCATCGGTTGCCTTACACAAACCAGGGAATCAAGAGAAGACGACCTGGAGAATGGCTGGCTTCAACTCTGCGTCAAGCATATCTCAAAGCATGATTTCGTGCTGGGCTTCTCGGCAAGTGGCACTACTCCCTTTGTACTCGCCATCCTGAAGCATTGCAAAGAGGCAGGCATTCCTACGGGATGCATCGTGAACAATCCCCACGCTCCCATCGCCCAGGCTGCCGATTATCCTGTAGAGGTCATCACGGGACCGGAGTTCGTGACGGGAAGTACCCGTATGAAAGCCGGATCATCGCAGAAGATGATACTGGATATGATCAGTACTTCTCTTCAGATTCGTCAAGGACGAGTGGAAGGCAACAAGATGGTGAACGCCAAGCTCATCAATCATAAACTCATCGATCGTGCCTGCCGTATCTTCATGGAACGCAATCCGGAATATACGGATTACGAGAAAGTGAAGCTGCTGATTCTGAAAGCTGGAAGCGTGAAGAAGGCGGAAAAGCTGCTGAAGAATAAAAGCGATTCAGATATTTAG
- a CDS encoding SDR family NAD(P)-dependent oxidoreductase: MAKKAIVMGATSGIGMEVAKLLAAKGWQVGIAGRRIERLQALISQGGITCYQQIDVTSPDAPAQLQELIDKLGGMDLYFHSSGIGWQNNTLDIEKELKTLETNGLGFTRMVDTAFNWFAAQSSTPTNKSDFSVPESKKKANHACQKFRIACITSIAGTKGLGAAPSYSATKRFQNHYLECLSQQARMRHLPIAITDIRPGFVKTDLIAGSSYPLQLKPEDVAKHIENAIENGVEVKVIDWRYDILVFLWRLIPRWLWTRLRITT; the protein is encoded by the coding sequence ATGGCAAAGAAAGCAATTGTAATGGGTGCCACATCGGGCATCGGAATGGAAGTGGCAAAACTGCTTGCTGCAAAAGGATGGCAAGTGGGAATAGCCGGAAGAAGAATCGAAAGATTGCAGGCTCTGATTTCGCAGGGCGGCATTACCTGCTACCAGCAAATAGACGTAACTTCTCCAGATGCTCCTGCCCAACTTCAGGAACTCATCGATAAGTTGGGAGGCATGGACCTGTATTTCCATAGTTCTGGCATTGGCTGGCAGAATAATACGCTGGATATAGAAAAGGAGTTGAAGACCCTGGAAACCAATGGTTTGGGATTCACAAGAATGGTGGATACGGCATTCAACTGGTTTGCCGCCCAGTCTTCTACTCCAACCAACAAGAGCGATTTTTCTGTTCCTGAAAGTAAGAAGAAGGCAAACCATGCCTGTCAGAAATTCCGCATTGCCTGCATCACTTCCATTGCCGGAACCAAAGGTCTCGGTGCTGCCCCTTCCTACTCTGCCACCAAGCGATTCCAGAACCATTATCTGGAATGCCTGTCGCAGCAGGCACGGATGCGCCATCTCCCTATCGCCATCACAGATATCCGACCAGGTTTTGTAAAGACAGACCTTATCGCAGGCAGCAGTTATCCACTGCAGCTCAAACCGGAAGATGTGGCAAAGCATATCGAGAATGCCATCGAAAACGGAGTGGAAGTTAAGGTGATAGACTGGAGATATGATATCCTCGTCTTCCTCTGGCGACTCATTCCTAGATGGTTATGGACGAGATTGAGGATTACAACATAA
- a CDS encoding esterase-like activity of phytase family protein, protein MQRCNILTIFLAFSLLAGAQDWKVVRENSQKAFPKTVAAGNYSGIAHLHDDIYAVVSDKSDSALYFNFRIQVNPKTGELEQVENLGFTERTDGTLNDGKPWLGQEKGFDHEAIVKVSDSTLVIASEGYCRLKEFPILPTSADAAKVGYQQNLWESRWPSADFYPNYNFESLAFDSVRQYLWTIPESTLRKDGQPATPQNGLANQLRLMRFDWGKMKENRNKEAYSEQVSSKKDSRCMTTYAYQMDQPSTYKKADIYVMGVSELCALPDGQLLILEREAFIPKIKIGAFCKCKLYLVNPLNSEEFSMKEKFSMKENISSDTPFLKKRLLAEWKTGLSLSKRSFANYEGMCLGPKLEDGSQVVILLSDSQDQYAGVLKDWFKTIVIRKE, encoded by the coding sequence ATGCAGCGTTGTAATATCCTGACCATCTTCCTGGCATTCAGTCTGTTGGCTGGAGCACAGGATTGGAAAGTAGTGAGAGAGAATTCCCAGAAGGCTTTTCCGAAAACAGTGGCTGCGGGCAACTATAGTGGCATTGCTCATCTGCATGATGATATCTATGCGGTGGTAAGCGACAAGTCGGATAGTGCTCTGTACTTCAACTTCCGAATTCAGGTGAATCCCAAGACTGGCGAACTGGAACAGGTAGAGAACCTTGGTTTTACCGAGAGAACAGATGGAACGCTGAACGACGGCAAGCCTTGGTTAGGGCAGGAGAAAGGCTTTGACCACGAAGCCATCGTGAAGGTTTCTGATTCTACCTTGGTGATAGCAAGCGAAGGATATTGCCGTTTAAAGGAGTTTCCTATTCTGCCTACTTCGGCAGATGCTGCCAAGGTTGGCTATCAGCAGAACCTTTGGGAAAGCAGATGGCCTTCTGCTGATTTTTATCCTAATTATAATTTTGAGTCTCTGGCTTTTGATTCCGTCCGGCAGTATCTTTGGACGATACCTGAGAGCACGCTTCGCAAGGACGGACAGCCTGCTACTCCTCAAAACGGATTGGCCAACCAGCTTCGTTTGATGAGGTTTGATTGGGGAAAGATGAAGGAAAATCGTAACAAGGAAGCGTATAGCGAGCAAGTGAGCAGCAAGAAAGACTCTCGTTGTATGACGACCTATGCCTATCAGATGGATCAACCTTCTACCTATAAGAAAGCAGATATCTATGTGATGGGTGTGAGTGAGCTTTGTGCCTTGCCCGATGGTCAGCTTCTGATTCTGGAGCGTGAGGCATTTATTCCTAAGATCAAGATAGGTGCTTTCTGCAAGTGCAAGCTCTATTTGGTAAATCCTTTGAATTCTGAGGAGTTTTCTATGAAAGAGAAGTTTTCTATGAAAGAGAATATTTCATCAGATACTCCTTTCTTGAAAAAGAGATTGCTCGCGGAATGGAAAACCGGCTTATCTCTTTCCAAGCGTTCCTTTGCCAATTACGAAGGCATGTGTCTGGGCCCCAAGCTGGAAGATGGTTCCCAGGTCGTCATCCTGCTGTCTGATTCGCAGGATCAATATGCTGGAGTATTGAAAGACTGGTTCAAGACGATTGTCATCAGAAAGGAATAA